The DNA segment CCCGGGCGGCAAGCAGATGCCTTTCTCTTCGGTCGCGCGCAAGGCGCGCGACATTGCGCCGCCATCGAGCGTCACGCTCAAACCGGCTGCGCAATATCAACTGATTGGCAAGCCTGCGCCGCGCAATGACATCGCCGACAAGACGGATGGCAGCGCACGCTTTGCCATCGATGTGCGGCCGCCTGGCATGTTGTATGCGGCGGTCGTCATGTGTCCGGTGTTTGGCGGCAAGCTCAAGACCTTCCAGTCGAAGGCGGCGCTTGCCATGCCCGGTGTGCGGTATGTCGTGCCGTTCGAGGGCTCGGCGGGTGGCGCACCGGGCGTGGCCGTGGTGGCCGACCACTACTGGCAGGCGCGACAGGCCCTGGAAAAGCTCGAACCGGTCTGGGACAACGGGCCGCATGCCTCGCTCGATTCCGCGGGCATCCGGCGCCAGCTCGTTAGCGCGCTCGACAGCGACAAGAGCGGCTTCACGTACCGTTCGATGGGCGATGGCCTGAAGGCCTTTGACAAGACGGGTGGCGCAACCATCGTCGAGGCCGAATACAGTGTGCCGTACCTGGCGCATGCCGCCATGGAGCCGATCAACTGCACGGCGCAGGTCAGCAAGGATGGCGTGCAGCTATGGGCGCCCACCCAGGTGGCCACGCTGGCGCAACTGGTCGCCGCGCGCGCCGCAGGTGTGAGCCGCAACCAGGTGCAGATCGACATCCCGCTCATTGGCGGCGGATTCGGACGGCGGCTGGAGTCGGATTTCATCGGCCAGGCCGTGTCGATCGCCACCAAGACCGAGGGCCGCCCGGTACAGGTGATCTGGACGCGCGAAGACGACTTCCGCCACGACTTCTATCGCCCGCAGGCCATCGCACGGCTGAAGGCACGCGTCGAGCATGGCAAGGTGACGGCCATCGCCTCGCGCAGTGCCGCGCAGTCGATCCTGGCCGGCGAGCTGGAGCGTCTGTTCGGCGTGCCGTCGCCCGGTATTGACCGCTATACAGCCGAAGGCCTGTTCGACCTGCCGTACGAGATCGAGCACGAGCACATCGCGCACATGGTGGTCGATTTGCCGGTCCCGATCGGGTTCTGGCGCAGCGTCGGCCATTCCTACACCGGGTTCTTCCTCGAGGGCTTCCTGAACGACGTGGCGGCCGCTGCCAAGCTTGACCCGCTGGCGATGCGGCGCGACTTGCTCAAGGCGCACCCGCGTGAGCTGAAGGTGCTCGACACCCTGGCGCAGGCGGCAGGCTGGGGCCAGCCACTGGCACCAGCCGCAGACGGTGCGCCGCGTGCGCGCGGGCTCGCGCTGCACAATGCGTTTGGCTCGGTGGTGGCGCAGGTGGCGGAAGTGTCGCTCAGGGACGGCAAGCCGCGTGTACATCGCGTTGTCTGCGCCGCGGACTGCGGCACGGTGATCAACCCGGACATCGTTGCGCAGCAGATGGAAAGCGGGATCATCTTCGGGCTGACTGCGGCACTGTACGGCCAGGTCCAGATCAAGGACGGGCAGGTCGTACAGGCCAACTTCCCCGACTATCCGCTGCTGAAGATGGGGGAGACACCGGTGATCGAAACCCACCTCGTGCCCAGCACGGCCGAGCCCAGCGGCGCTGGTGAAATCGCCGTGCCCCCGGTTGCGCCGGCCGTGGCACATGCCGTCGCCCAGCTCACCGGCAAACCGGTGCGACAACTGCCGATTGCGTAAGGCAAAGGCAAAAGCAAAGTGGATATTTCGCGGCGTCGGCCACGGAGAGTGGCCGGCGCAGCAATATCAGCGGTCTGTGACGACAATCCTGGCAATATCGAACGAGTCCGCCGTCCGCGAAAAGGCTGCTCTTGCCTGAGTCGCGCAAAGCACCTTCATCGAATCGCCGTCTGCGCATCCGCTGCGCGTCGTTCCCTACCGAGCCACACGTAAAGCTTCGGCATGTAAGCGCACTGGAAATCGTTCGATGAGCCCCCCTCCGCGCGCTATATCGCCGGATAAAAAAACGCCAACCCGCTTTGGGTTGGCGTTGTGTTTTGGGGCGTACTACTGGTATCAGAACTGGTATCAGAACTGGTTCATGGTGTTGTCCTTACCTGCCGCCTTCAGGGCTGCTTCGCCGCTGAAATACTCCTTGTGGTCGTCGCCGATGTCCGAGCCGGACATGTTCTGGTGCTTGACGCAGGCGATGCCCTGGCGGATTTCCTTGCGCTGCACGCCGGCCACATAACCCAGCATGCCCTGGTCGCCGAAGTATTCCTTGGCCAGGTTGTCGGTCGACAGTGCGGCGGTGTGGTAGGTCGGCAGCGTAATCAGATGGTGGAAGATACCGGCTTCGCGCGACGAGTCGGCCTGGAAGGTCCGGATCTTTTCGTCGGCGAGCTTCGCCAGTTCGGTCTGATCGTATTCCACGTTCATCAGCTGGCTGCGCTCGTATGCCGACACATCCTTGCCCTCGGCCTTCATCGCGTCATACACCTGCTGGCGGAAATTCAGGGTCCAGTTGAACGATGGGCTGTTGTTGTACACCAGCTTGGCGTTCGGGATGACTTTGCGAATCTCGCTGACCATGCCGCCGATCTGGGCGATATGCGGCTTTTCGGTCTCGATCCACAGCAGGTCAGCGCCGTTTTGCAGTGCGGTGACGCAATCCAGCACGCAGCGCGCTTCGCCCGTGCCGGCGCGGAACTGGAACAGGTTGCTAGGCAGGCGCTTGGGACGCAGCAGCTTGCCGTCGCGCTTGATGATGACGTCGCCATTGCCCAGTTCGTCGGCCGACAGTTCTTCGCAATCGAGGAAGGAATTGTATTGATCGCCCAGGTCACCCGCCGTGTTGGTCACGGCGATCTGCTTGGTCAGGCCAGCGCCCAGCGAGTCGGTACGGGCCACGATGACGCCGTCGTCCACGCCCAGTTCCAGGAAGGCGTAGCGGATGGCGCGGATCTTGGCCAGGAAGTCCTCGTGCGGCACGGTGACCTTGCCATCCTGGTGGCCGCACTGCTTCTCGTCGGACACCTGGTTTTCGATCTGAATGCAGCAGGCGCCCGCTTCGATGAACTGCTTGGCCAACAGGTACGTTGCTTCGGCGTTGCCGAAGCCCGCGTCGATATCCGCGATGATGGGCACAACGTGGGTGACGTGGTTGTCGATTTTTGCCTGGATGGCGGCCTTGGCGGGTCCCTGGGCAGCATCCAGTTCGCGGAACAGGCCGCCCAGTTCACGGGCGTCGGCCTGGCGCAGGAAGGTGTACAGCTCGCGGATCAGCGCGCTGACGGAGGTCTTTTCGTGCATCGACTGGTCCGGCAGCGGGCCGAACTCGGAGCGCAGTGCGGCCACCATCCAGCCGGACAGGTAAAGGTAGCGGCGCTCGGTGCTGTTGAAGTGCTTCTTGATGGAGATCATCTTCTGCTGGCCGATGAAGCCGTGCCAGCAACCCAGCGACTGGGTGTACTTGGACGAATCGGCATCATAGGCGGCCATGTCGGCGCGCATGATCTTGGCGGTGTACTTGGCAATGTCCAGGCCCGTCTTGAATTTGTTCTGGGCACGCATGCGGGCAGCATACTCGGGGTTGATGGCATTCCATGCGCTGCCGTGGTTCTCTTTCAAACCGGCAACTGCCTTGATGTCGTCTTGATACTGGGCCATGTCGAATTCCTAAGCGTGTTTGAAGAAAGGGGTGCTTGTGCCGCTACGGATCTATGAATGTCGAAGCAGGCAGCGTGGAATCATTGTATGGCGCTTCTGGTGCACTGCGGTGAAGTCTTATATAAGACATAAGAGTTGGTTTTCCCTTATTTTTCAATGAGATAGGCATTTAATTTCGCGATGCGGAACGCGTTTTCGAGGAACGAAAACAAAACACCGCGGAAACCCGGCGTGAATTCCGCAATGTGAAAAGCGCTTTCAGTGGCTAGAAGTGAAGGCAAGCCCAGATGGCTTGAGCAACGATAGTTGGGGGGATTTTGTAGACGCCTGTCGAACGAACAGGGTCATGAGGCGATGCAGAAACGAAACGTGTGGCTGTCTTCGTGCCTGCTGCGATCATTCGATCTCGGGCGAGAATCGTCGCGAACTGGCCGAACCCGGAAGTTCGTCGCCGGCCAGTGCTCGATCGCCCCGACTGAACTACGAACTTCCGTGGTCGCCGCCAAAGCGGCCGGTGAATATCTCAGGCAGCGCCCATTGCGGCAGGCTGCTCGCGCATGCGACGGGCTTCGTCGCGCAGGAACTGCTGGTAGTCGTCCAGATCCCCGTCGAAGGGCTCGACGCCGCCCTTGGTGACCAGCCAGAACTCGTCGCATACGGCCCGCAGCAGGGCCCGGTCGTGGCTGACCAGCATCACCGTGCCTTCGAATTCGTTGAGCGCCATGCCTAGCGCTTCGCGTGTGGCCAGGTCGAGGTGGTTGGTAGGCTCGTCGAGCAGCAGCAGGTTGGGACGCTGCCACACGATCATGCACAGCACGAGCCGCGCCTTTTCGCCGCCGCTCATCGTGCCGACCGCCTGATGGACCATGTCGCCGCTGAAGCTGAATGTGCCGAGGAAGGTGCGAAGGGATTGCTCCGTACCACTCTGGCCGGGCGCGCGCATGTGCGCCGGCGTGTCCTTGGCAAGGCGGATCATGTGTTCCAGCGGCGTGTCGAGCGGGCGCAGCACGTCGAGTTCCTGCTGTGCGAAGTAGCCGATATTCAGGCCTTTGCCTTCGCTGATTTCGCCGGAAATCGGCGCCAGCGCGTGCGCCACCGTCTTCACCAGCGTGGACTTGCCTTGGCCGTTGGCACCGAGAATGCCGATGCGCTGCCCGGCCAGCACGGAACGGTTGATGCCCCGCACGATGACCGTGGGCGGCGTGCCCGACAGTGCGTCGGTCGGCGCCGGGTAGCCGAAGCTCGCGTCCAGCATCGACAACAGCGGGTTCGGGACGTTGAGTGGCTCCTTGAACTCGAAGTTGAACTCTGCGTCGGCAAGCACCGGCGCGATTCTCTCCATGCGCTCGAGCGCCTTGACCCGGCTCTGCGCCTGCTTCGCCTTCGAGGCCTTGGCCTTGAAACGGTCGATGAATTTCTGCAGGTGGGCGATCTTGTCTGCCTGCCTGGCCATCGCGGCCTGCTGCAACAGGAGTTGCTCAGCGCGCATGTCTTCGAACTTGCTGTAGTTGCCGCCATAACGCACGAGCTTGGCGTTGTCGACGTGCACCGTCACCTGCGTCACCGCGTCGAGGAATTCGCGGTCGTGGCTGATCACGACCATGGTGCCTTGATAGCGCTTGAGCCAGGCTTCCAGCCAGACCAGCGCGTCGAGGTCCAGGTGATTGGTCGGCTCGTCGAGCAGCAGCAGGTCGGACGGGCACATGAGCGCGCGCGCCAGTTGCAGTCGCATGCGCCAGCCGCCGGAGAAACTGTTGACCGGCTGACTAAGCTGCGCGGCACTGAAGCCAAGGCCCAGGATCAGCGCCTGGGCGCGTGCGGGGGCATCGTGTGCACCGGCGTCGTGCAGGGCCATGTAGGCGTGCGCCATGCGCATGCCGTCGTCGCTGGCCTCGGCGGCGGCGACTTCGGCCTGCGCGGCCAGCAGCACGGTGTCACCCTCGACGACGAAGTCCGTCGCGCTCTGCTCCGTCTCCGGCATATCCTGCGCGACCTGGCCCATCTTCCATGCAGCGGGAATCGAGAACTCGCCGCTGTCTTCATGCAGCGTGCCGTTGAGAAGGGCGAAGAAGGACGACTTGCCAGCGCCATTGCGCCCGACAAGACCGATCTTTTCGCCGGGGTTGAAGGTGACGGATGCGCGGTCGAGTACGGCATTGACGCCACGACGCAGCGTGACATTACGGACGGAAATCATAGGGAGCCACTTCGGAGAGGAATGGCATGATAGCCGACCGGACGTGCAGGACCGTCGCTTTTCTGGCCGCACGCCGCAAAGCGCCGCTTGCGCCTTGCGGCGCCCACCGGCCACAAAGCAAGGCGATCAACAGCATCGACCACCGGCTCAGGCGTATTGCGCGAGCCCTTTGCCAAGGGACCAATTCGCCTTTGCGACCTCGACAAGGCTAGCCACGCGATGCGCTTGCCGTGCTTTCAGCCGCCTTCAGGAGTGCGGTACGAGGCTAGCAACTAGCCGGTCGCATATGCAATGAGCGGCAAGTTCAAGGGCTTCACAGCGGTGGGCGATTCAGGGCGACCCAACGCTGAACAGACGGCCTTCGCCACTGGTGCGCAGCGTAGTCAGCCAACCTTCCCGGCACCGCATCACCATTGCGGACGAGCCGGTTCAGCATCAGAGCAAGGTCGACGTCTGCGATGCACCACTCGCCCAAGAGGTTCGGTGAGTGGTCGGCAAGCAGCACCTCGCAAGCAGAAAACAGTTTTCCCGCAGCCATACTTGCTGCCGCAGATAGGGGCGCCGCGGGCGCGCCATAAAATACGCGGCCAGCGCTCGGCCGCCCCAATTCTGTCCGTCAGATTTCTACGAACCGGCCATTTGCTCGTCGGCGTGCAATAAGGCTACTGTCCCAGCGGGAACGAACCGAAGCGGCGAATGGCGAATGGCGAATGGCGAATGGCAACGCCTACGCCAATCGCAGCCCCCACAACACATCAAGCACGTGTTGCGTGGAACGCTCAACGTACCCCGCACGATGTGCAATGCCGAGCCGGCGCCACAACGCCGGGCGCAGCGCACGCATGACGATGCGCCCATCGGGCAATGGCGTAGTGGCCTCATGGGGCAACAGCGCTGCGCCGTAGCCTGCCGCGACCAGACTTTTGATCGCGTCGTTGTAGTTGAGCTGAATGCGCGGGGCAGGATGGTGCCCCGCGGTCGCGAACCACTCCGCGGTCAGTCGCGAGAGTCGCGTGGTCGCGTCATTGAGAATCAGAGGTTGGGCAGCGAGCCATTCAGGCGTGACGCGGGCCGGACACCGCCAATGCGCCGGCAAAAAGGCCATCACGGGGTCGCGGCGCCAAGGCTTTATCACGAGTCCAGCCACCGGGGGCTGAGGCAGTGCGATCAGCCCGACATCCAGCCTGCCATCCGCCAGCCGGGACAGCGTTTCTTGCGAAGTGAGTACGGCAACCTGAATGTCAATAGCGGGATGGTCCTGGCGCAGCACCTCAAGCGCTTGCGGCAACAGGTGCGCGATCACCCCGGTCGACGCACCGAGCCGCGCGCGCCCTTCGAGCCCTTGCACCTGGCGTTGAATATCGTCTAACGCCTGCTCCGCATCGGCCAGCAGCCGGCGCGCGCGCTCCACCAGCACCTCTCCTATCGCCGACGGCCTGACATGTCCGCGCTTGCGTGACAGGAGTGGCGCCCCGATGCGGTCTTCGAGTTCAGCGATGTGGAGGCTGACCGTTGGCGGCGCCAGGTGCAATGCACGCGCCGCTTCGACAAATGAGCCACGGTCGGCAATGGCGACCAGAGTGCGCAAACGGTCCAGGCTGATCTCTCGCATGTTGGCGTCCAGATTCAGAAAAACTGAATATTCACGTTATGAAATACAACTTTCTCTATTCTAGCGGTCCGTGGAACATAGGGGCTCGTTCTCCTTGTCAAAACCCGCAGTCACCGGAGTATTTCACGTATGCGCTTTCCCCTTGTTTTCATCGACGGCGACCAAGGCACCACGGGGTTGCAAATCCACGAACGGCTGCGCGACCGGACCGACCTCAGGCTGTTCACGCTTGCCGCTGCGGAGCGCAAGGATCCGCGCCGTCGCGCAGAAGCCATCAACGCCTGCGACATCGCCATCCTCTGTTTGCCGGATGCCGCCGCGCGCGAGGCGGTGCACGCCATTGTGAATCCTGCCGTCAGGGTCATCGACGCAAGCTCCGCCCACCGCACACAGCCCGACTGGACATACGGTTTTCCGGAAATGACGCAGGGACAGGCTGAGCGCATTGCCAACGCACGTCGGGTCACCAATCCCGGTTGCTATCCGACCGGCGCCATTGGCTTGCTGCGTCCGCTGTTGCAAGCTGGGCTCATACCAGCGGACTACCCTATCAGCATTCATGCGGTGTCGGGCTACTCCGGACGCGGTCGTGCCGGCGTGGAGGAACATGAGGGCCAGGGTGCCGCCAACGCGCTTTCATACCAGGTATATGGCCTGGAACTCGCGCACAAGCACACCCCGGAGATCCAGCAGCACGCCGGGCTCGCGCAGCGTCCCATCTTCATCCCTGCGTTGGGTGCGTTCCGCCAGGGCATCGTGCTGACGGTGCCCTTGGCGCTGCGGCTGCTGGCACCCGGCGTGGATGGCGCTACGTTACACGCATGCCTCGCACGCCACTACGCCGAGGCTGCCCACGTCCATGTCTTGCCGCTGCACGAATCGTGCGCCTTGAAACACCTGGATCCACAAGTGCTGAACGGCACGAACGACATGCGCTTGAGCGTATTTCCCAACATGGAACACGGGCACGTCCTGCTGTCCGCGGTGTTCGATAATCTTGGCAAAGGCGCATCCGGCGCTGCGGTTCAGAACCTGAACCTGATGCTCACGCAGCAATAGTGGCCGATGGCTTGAGCTAACGTTCGGCCGCCCCATATGCCAACAATTGTTGGCCATTCTGGTCGCGGCCGCCGCCGGGTTCCTCGCCTCGATCCGCTTGCCGGGTTCGAGCAGCACCTGGTCCACGGATAGCACGCGTTGGGACATGACAGACTCCGGTTTCCTGATGGCGGTTCGGGAAGCCACCGTGACCGGGTGCTTGCCCCACTCCCCCCTGCCTCACGCCGCGGCCGTCAGCACTATTTTGACGTTGCCATAGGCCATGTCGACCAGTCTGGATGATGAACTTGAACGCGCGAGTTTCCACCGGCTTGATGGTGCACGGCCACGCCAGGCGTCGGTACGCTGGCGTACCCGGTGATGCGAAGCTGGCCCACCAGGCAGCGCAAGTGCCAGCTCCAGCAGCCCCGGGACGCACATTTGACCAATGGGAACTTCCTGGGCTATGTTCTAGTGTCGGCGAAGAAGAGAGTCGTGGAAGCACTTCAACGGAAACGGGGACCATGCGTCACGACGCTTGCGCCCTGCTATTTGCAACTGCACGGAGGACCGAGGCACCTATGTCAAAGACCACCAAGAAGCAATACCTGAAGGCACTCAACCGGCGCCTGAAGAAGGAATCGGCAGGCAGGTTCGATACGGAGTTTGTGTGCTATCCGGTCGGCTCAAAACCGAAGGACGCGACTGGCGTGACAGCAAGTGCACCCGCCGATGCGCAGGTGCTCGCCGTCATGGATGCGGTCCAGGCTCGGGTGTTTGCCAAGTTCGAGGGCTCGGCAAAACAGGGATAGGCCGATGCTTCGGCAACGGCAGGCCGCGCAGGCGCGCGACGAGCGCCTGGCGTGGCCCGAGGCGCTTTGTCCGCAACCGGAGCCCGCCGGCCCACGGCGCGACGCTTAAGCCTTCGCGGGACGCCCGGTCTTGATGGCTTCGACTTTCGAGACCGCGGCCAGCAATTGCTTCGGCGAGCTTGCGGCAAGCAGCAGCAAGCCGGCGCGCAGGATCTCGCTCTTCTTGATTTGCACGCCCGCGTCCACGCACCGCTGCTTGAGCTCGGCGATTTTCGCGTAGTCGGACTTCGGCATCGTGAAGCTGTCGCGCAGCACCTTTTCCTTCTTGGCGCCCTGCGCTTTTTTCGGCACGGCCACATCGGCGCGAGCTTCCACCTTCGATGGCTTGCTCTTCTGCGGTTTCGTCTCGGCCTTGGTCCCGGCCTTCGTTGCAACCTTGGTCTGCGCCTTCG comes from the Cupriavidus basilensis genome and includes:
- a CDS encoding xanthine dehydrogenase family protein molybdopterin-binding subunit, producing the protein MSRNATTPRRGRRRFLLGALGLGGALVVGWGVMPPRSRLGGPEVFPEKSGQIALNGWIKITPGGNVILAMPRVEMGQGIHTALSMLAAEELDIPLARVSIESSPIERIYGNVVAMGDSSLPLHPDDADKTWARALHWIMAKSAREIGLIITGGSSSVADGWQPVREAAATARATLVEAAAREWGVQAAQVTVREGQLIGPGGKQMPFSSVARKARDIAPPSSVTLKPAAQYQLIGKPAPRNDIADKTDGSARFAIDVRPPGMLYAAVVMCPVFGGKLKTFQSKAALAMPGVRYVVPFEGSAGGAPGVAVVADHYWQARQALEKLEPVWDNGPHASLDSAGIRRQLVSALDSDKSGFTYRSMGDGLKAFDKTGGATIVEAEYSVPYLAHAAMEPINCTAQVSKDGVQLWAPTQVATLAQLVAARAAGVSRNQVQIDIPLIGGGFGRRLESDFIGQAVSIATKTEGRPVQVIWTREDDFRHDFYRPQAIARLKARVEHGKVTAIASRSAAQSILAGELERLFGVPSPGIDRYTAEGLFDLPYEIEHEHIAHMVVDLPVPIGFWRSVGHSYTGFFLEGFLNDVAAAAKLDPLAMRRDLLKAHPRELKVLDTLAQAAGWGQPLAPAADGAPRARGLALHNAFGSVVAQVAEVSLRDGKPRVHRVVCAADCGTVINPDIVAQQMESGIIFGLTAALYGQVQIKDGQVVQANFPDYPLLKMGETPVIETHLVPSTAEPSGAGEIAVPPVAPAVAHAVAQLTGKPVRQLPIA
- a CDS encoding isocitrate lyase; this encodes MAQYQDDIKAVAGLKENHGSAWNAINPEYAARMRAQNKFKTGLDIAKYTAKIMRADMAAYDADSSKYTQSLGCWHGFIGQQKMISIKKHFNSTERRYLYLSGWMVAALRSEFGPLPDQSMHEKTSVSALIRELYTFLRQADARELGGLFRELDAAQGPAKAAIQAKIDNHVTHVVPIIADIDAGFGNAEATYLLAKQFIEAGACCIQIENQVSDEKQCGHQDGKVTVPHEDFLAKIRAIRYAFLELGVDDGVIVARTDSLGAGLTKQIAVTNTAGDLGDQYNSFLDCEELSADELGNGDVIIKRDGKLLRPKRLPSNLFQFRAGTGEARCVLDCVTALQNGADLLWIETEKPHIAQIGGMVSEIRKVIPNAKLVYNNSPSFNWTLNFRQQVYDAMKAEGKDVSAYERSQLMNVEYDQTELAKLADEKIRTFQADSSREAGIFHHLITLPTYHTAALSTDNLAKEYFGDQGMLGYVAGVQRKEIRQGIACVKHQNMSGSDIGDDHKEYFSGEAALKAAGKDNTMNQF
- a CDS encoding ABC-F family ATP-binding cassette domain-containing protein; protein product: MISVRNVTLRRGVNAVLDRASVTFNPGEKIGLVGRNGAGKSSFFALLNGTLHEDSGEFSIPAAWKMGQVAQDMPETEQSATDFVVEGDTVLLAAQAEVAAAEASDDGMRMAHAYMALHDAGAHDAPARAQALILGLGFSAAQLSQPVNSFSGGWRMRLQLARALMCPSDLLLLDEPTNHLDLDALVWLEAWLKRYQGTMVVISHDREFLDAVTQVTVHVDNAKLVRYGGNYSKFEDMRAEQLLLQQAAMARQADKIAHLQKFIDRFKAKASKAKQAQSRVKALERMERIAPVLADAEFNFEFKEPLNVPNPLLSMLDASFGYPAPTDALSGTPPTVIVRGINRSVLAGQRIGILGANGQGKSTLVKTVAHALAPISGEISEGKGLNIGYFAQQELDVLRPLDTPLEHMIRLAKDTPAHMRAPGQSGTEQSLRTFLGTFSFSGDMVHQAVGTMSGGEKARLVLCMIVWQRPNLLLLDEPTNHLDLATREALGMALNEFEGTVMLVSHDRALLRAVCDEFWLVTKGGVEPFDGDLDDYQQFLRDEARRMREQPAAMGAA
- a CDS encoding LysR family transcriptional regulator, yielding MREISLDRLRTLVAIADRGSFVEAARALHLAPPTVSLHIAELEDRIGAPLLSRKRGHVRPSAIGEVLVERARRLLADAEQALDDIQRQVQGLEGRARLGASTGVIAHLLPQALEVLRQDHPAIDIQVAVLTSQETLSRLADGRLDVGLIALPQPPVAGLVIKPWRRDPVMAFLPAHWRCPARVTPEWLAAQPLILNDATTRLSRLTAEWFATAGHHPAPRIQLNYNDAIKSLVAAGYGAALLPHEATTPLPDGRIVMRALRPALWRRLGIAHRAGYVERSTQHVLDVLWGLRLA
- the argC gene encoding N-acetyl-gamma-glutamyl-phosphate reductase — translated: MRFPLVFIDGDQGTTGLQIHERLRDRTDLRLFTLAAAERKDPRRRAEAINACDIAILCLPDAAAREAVHAIVNPAVRVIDASSAHRTQPDWTYGFPEMTQGQAERIANARRVTNPGCYPTGAIGLLRPLLQAGLIPADYPISIHAVSGYSGRGRAGVEEHEGQGAANALSYQVYGLELAHKHTPEIQQHAGLAQRPIFIPALGAFRQGIVLTVPLALRLLAPGVDGATLHACLARHYAEAAHVHVLPLHESCALKHLDPQVLNGTNDMRLSVFPNMEHGHVLLSAVFDNLGKGASGAAVQNLNLMLTQQ